In Candidatus Cloacimonadota bacterium, the following are encoded in one genomic region:
- the asnS gene encoding asparagine--tRNA ligase: MKTIEVKDLKDHLEKEVKLRGWVRNYRKASSKLRFVIFRDGSADVQCVAFKPEMGVENFEKVKALTIESSLEIIGIPQKHPKREGVIEFHLKDINIIDIADEYPIGKKEHGPDFLLSQRHLWMRSAKQNAALKIRHTVYFAICEYLNNNGFYRFDSPILTPNASEGTTTLFEVPYFDLGSAFLSQSGQLYLEAGIMSLGRVYDFGPVFRAEKSKTRKHLTEFWMMDAEAAFVEHDENLQIQEELIRYVIRTVIDRNSRELEILERDVEQLKKADAPFKRMTHREVIDFLKSKGVEIDYLSDFGAPEEELITAGSDVPVFVEKWPKEIKSFYMKRDPENPDIALGADLIAPEGFGEIIGGSQREDDHELLLERINKEGYSIEDYQWFLDLRKYGSVPHSGFGIGLERLVQWMSGVRHIREVIPFPRMINRIYP, from the coding sequence ATGAAAACAATAGAAGTTAAAGATCTTAAAGATCATTTAGAAAAAGAAGTAAAATTGCGTGGTTGGGTGCGAAATTATCGCAAAGCCAGCAGTAAATTACGGTTTGTGATTTTCCGTGACGGCAGTGCTGATGTGCAGTGTGTTGCCTTCAAACCGGAAATGGGTGTAGAAAACTTTGAAAAAGTAAAAGCACTCACGATAGAATCTTCGCTGGAAATAATCGGAATTCCTCAGAAACATCCCAAGCGGGAAGGTGTGATTGAGTTTCATTTAAAAGATATAAACATTATCGATATAGCAGATGAATATCCCATTGGCAAAAAAGAGCATGGCCCTGATTTTCTGCTTTCTCAGCGTCATTTGTGGATGAGAAGTGCTAAGCAGAATGCTGCTCTCAAAATTCGTCATACAGTTTATTTTGCAATTTGTGAATATCTGAATAATAATGGATTTTATCGTTTTGATTCACCGATCCTGACACCAAATGCCAGTGAAGGTACTACAACTCTGTTTGAAGTTCCGTATTTTGATCTGGGCTCGGCATTTCTTTCTCAAAGTGGACAGCTTTATCTGGAAGCCGGAATTATGAGTTTGGGGCGTGTTTATGATTTTGGACCGGTTTTCCGGGCAGAAAAATCTAAAACCCGTAAACATTTAACGGAATTCTGGATGATGGATGCGGAAGCTGCTTTTGTGGAGCATGACGAAAACCTGCAAATTCAGGAAGAACTTATCAGATATGTAATTCGCACGGTTATCGATAGAAATTCACGTGAGTTGGAAATCCTGGAACGCGATGTGGAACAATTGAAAAAAGCTGATGCTCCTTTTAAGCGAATGACGCATAGGGAAGTGATCGATTTTCTGAAAAGCAAAGGTGTGGAAATTGACTATCTGAGTGATTTCGGTGCGCCGGAAGAAGAACTTATAACAGCTGGTTCTGATGTGCCGGTTTTCGTGGAAAAATGGCCCAAAGAGATCAAATCATTTTACATGAAGCGTGATCCAGAAAATCCCGATATTGCTCTGGGAGCAGATTTGATTGCTCCGGAAGGATTCGGTGAAATAATCGGAGGTTCTCAGCGTGAAGATGATCATGAACTGCTGTTGGAACGCATCAATAAAGAAGGTTACAGCATCGAAGATTATCAGTGGTTCCTGGATCTGCGCAAATACGGCAGCGTGCCACACAGTGGATTTGGAATCGGCTTGGAACGTTTAGTTCAATGGATGAGCGGTGTACGTCACATTCGTGAAGTGATTCCATTCCCAAGAATGATCAATCGGATTTATCCGTAA